The genomic interval TTTTGACGGATGGTATGTTTTTGGATTTATGGCCATGAAAGTTCAATCTGAGTATATAGCTCTGTCTGCAGAACAGTGGTTGTATGCCTGGTAGATCTTATCAGCACTCTTGTGCTTTTCTCAAGGGCACTTCTACTTGGTGGTTAGTTTTGAAAGCATGAAATACAGGATTTGGCCATATCTTTATTAGTgagatactgaataattaaagGTTTTTCATCTCTGAAACAGTactggtgattttttttttttagcatttacTTTGGCATGAACCTGCCTGGAAATCACAGACACTGGAACTACGcattgtataaatatatactgaaaatacagtaccagtcaaatgtttggacacgtcCACTTAGGgaatttttcctttgttttgggccattttgaACATGCtatgaatgtacagtaccagtccaAAGTTTGGATATCTtctaattcattttaattattattttctatattgtaaatgaatatggaagacattaaaactatgaaggaacacatatgaaATTATGGAGTAatcaaagtgttaaacaaaccagaatatgttttatactttagatttttCAAAGTAGCCcgcttttgctttgatgacagcttgaCCCACCCTTAGCTTCATGAGGTTTTTACCTGAAATCGTTTTCAGTGAATCGTTTTCTtatcaagagttaatttgtaaaATTGCTCGCcaccttaatgtgtttgagaccataatttgggttgtgcagaggtagggctggtacacagttctatacagttaatagccctattccaccaatgtcTAATGAgaaggtgtgtccaaacttttgacaggAACTGTAGAGATCATATGGTCAATCCATAATCACAGTCATGACTGGTCTGGTCTGTTAAGGGCCTTATAGACAGGATGTCGGTCACAATGCTTGTTTTTTAATGGAATATTGGGCAAGAACTGAGGACGGACCCTAGACAAACCAGCAGGTGGCAGAAGCGAAATCATTCGCTGAGTTTTTatgaagaagaaggaaaaagcaCCTAGATTGGTCGGTGTTGAACTAGCGCCATTTCCATATCGGCTCAGCTAACGGATTCTGCTCGTGCGGGCTCTTAACAGAAGTGGAGAAATAACCAAAAACATGACATGAAATTTTAAGGGTCTAAGACTGAGTTAAATGCGTTGAGTTATGCCGTGAAGAAGAGAACTGACATATCAGTGGAGTCTACGTGACTGGAGGAGATGGACGCTGTTCGTTGCTCTGTAAATTGTTGGGCTGATTTTGGAGATTTATCGTCGGGAAAAGTTCTTCACATCGACGAGACTGAAGTGCTGCTAACCACAGGCTCCAACGACCTGCTGGTCTTTAACAGTCAAGAGAGAAGGGTTAAGGCAAGTACTGTATGTTTGATGTCTTGTAAATGCATTAATGTTGACTTTAAGAAATAACaataatgaatattatatataattcccTCCCCACAGACAATTCTGCAGTGTGAGTCTCCTGTCACATCCCTGGCGTTAAGTGATGACAAGAATCGACTGTTTGCTCTCTGCCAAAATAAGGGCACTTATTTTACATCTCTCTTCTCCCAGCAGTCCAGGTAATCCTGATAAATCATTGCTTTATTCAGTGATTCCCacatattaataaacaaatgcagAGTTTCCTCTGTCAAACACATTGACAGACAACCTGAAATTCTCATAAAAAAACTGTGAATTGCCATTTTGTTCcagtttaataattaataatatttctaAAATTTTTAAGTATTTCCAATTGTAATTTATAGAGGACACACATTGTTTCACATGAGACTCAACATTAGAATATAATGCccaacattattccagtgagtgtgatattctgtgtgtgaatgggttggtttaactttttctaAATCTGTCCTCGTGGCAGTCCGTATTGTTTGAGGTTAtctccaatacctagttttactggttaataaatagtgattttaaataatgtgtggtgTTGATTGAataaattcatgcaatcaaggagaatctgaacaaaacattgttcttcaaactcactcacacctactactttataggaaaaaaacatcttatttcttatatacattattttttttgtatttaatgtgataaaatataacttttatacaagcaccatgctgactgagaaggcattagtttaaatatatattattgtcttaggagcgtgtgtgtgtgaatatatacatttttttaaaaatctaatcTTTTCTGTTCAATTTGCTTTCATTTCCTTCACAGCACTCCTTCCCTGTCAACACAAAAATGTGATGATGTTTTGCCCATAATATCCAGGGTACCTATTATTATTGAAGACGGAAACGTACAGTCTTTAATCCTAGTAGAGGACATCTTGGTCACTGTCAGTCTACAAGAGACTTTCTGGAGATTTAACCTCTATGAAGTGCCAAACTCTTCATTGGAAAATACAACCTGTCACAGTCTCACGAGTTTCCCTGTTCCAGCAGCTGCAGAAACAATCTCTCCAAATACAGTGGGCTCGAGAACTGGTTCAACTCCAGTATTAGTCTGTGTCTACCCCAGTAAGGACTCTTCATCCAAGGGGCATACATGTAAACAGCACTCTCTTCTTGAGCCTCTTCTTTTCAGGCTGTTATTTGGAGTTGATGCTTCCCTTATTCATTCTCCAGTAATACTCTGTGGTTTACCAGATGGGCGCGTTTTATTTTTCCCTCTACTTCTCTCCGCAAGGGGAGAGAAAAAACCTCATATCAGGATGCTTTACAGCCTGGAGCAGCCAGTAACTTTCATCGGAACTTCAATCACAGGAGAGCAGGGTCCACAATGTCTGGTTGTGATTGGTCACATGGGTCGAATTCTACTGGTGACAGCCAATCAAGCAAGCTCTAATGGAAAGGAAGCAGAATGCAGTGAGTTTTGCAGTAGTGCATAGAAAGTGTAATATGTATGGGACTTGTGAACTAATGTCGATATCTAAAATTTGTAATGTAAATAAGTGATGATTCAGGGCAGCTTGTCGGTCCAACGAATGTtaatgtcacacagcttcagggtcctggggttgttggTACAATCCAAGTTGAACccaagttgtgggtttgattcccactccgggtgacggtctgtgaggagttggtgtgttctctccgtgtctgtgtggatttcctcggggtgctccggtttcctcccacagtccaaaaacacacgttggtaggtggattggtgactcaaaagtgtccgtaggtgtgagtgaatgtgggagtgtgtgtgttgtcttgtgaaggactggcgccccctccagggtgtattcctgccttgcgcccaatgattccaggtaggctgtggacccaccgctgaactggataagccgttacagataatgaatgaatgaattaatgttttagaACATCTGCTCAGCATTTAGATACTAGGTGTTGGGGTCGGCCTAGCATAACAATGACACCTAAACATTCTGCTCTTTATCAAGTTACTGATAACTTGATTTCACAATTTGTTTTATCCCAGATGTGTAGAATTGGAATCCTTGATCGCATTTAAGTTTAAGGAGAATTCTTGGGAAATGTTGAACATCAATAAAGTCTAGGTTTTGCTACATATTTGGTTAAAATACCTTGACCACATAAAAAAATTAGGAAAAATGAATGCATTCTTgccatgtccagggtgtgtccctgtcTTGAACCCAGTTACTCCATGCAGGATCCATACCCACCAAGACCCAAATTAGCTTTGTTTTATATTgcagtaacattccaaaattgATGCAGTTGCATTATTCAATTTAGACTTAAGGTTCAGAAAACATCTTTAATATTTTAGCTGTCTTTAACTGTCTAATGCTAAGTCTCCATTATGTTAATCTGTTTTGAAAGGTTTTATTGAGCAGACTGTACGAGGACCTGTGGTGTGTGCCTGTGTAGACAGTGAACATCTGTACTACAGTACCTCCACAAACCTGCTAGTCCTGCCTCTGACCAAGAGTGcatcatcctcaccatcttcatcaacatcatcatcctcTTTCTTCCCAGCAGCAGAAGGAGAGATTAAGCCAAAAAGACCGGATCTTCTCTCTGAGAGTGCTGCTTGTTTGAATGTGTGCCGAGTGATTGCTCTAGCCAAGCCTTCTGTTACTCCTACAGGTATTAAACTTATTTGCTCCTCCAATGTGACATGCAGGGTTgagatttatattatatatcatGTGCCTAATCAATAACTCTAGTGTTATTCTTCTTACATTTCTTGATTATTCTTATATTTCTGTTTCACTTACTAATGATATCCTGCGATCTGCGATTATcgcaataattacattatcaaCTCACCGTACATTTGTCAGATATTTCCTCAATAATTGAGGAACACATTATGTAAAGAATGGATGACATCAATATCTTAGCCAGCCATGTTGCTCTTCTCTAGTTTTCTCTGAGATTATGTCGATTTGAAAGCGgtggttttgttttaatgttttgtttgtttaggatatttacatttttttaatatatacaacATTATTCTTTTCATTCTATTCATTGGTTTCTTACAGAttccaaatgtatttttatgctattatgtatatatatatatatttctgtgatATATTGACCACAAAAACAGGCCTAACATTCTTAATATAATTGTCTGTGTGTATGATTTGTAGGTTGTGTGCAGCTACTGGCATTGTCTCTCAGTGGGAGgctccttcaggtgactgttcCTCAGGAGTCAGATAAAAACTGTGTCTCCAGGCTTACTTCATCACAAGTGGGCCAGACCATGAAAGACCTCTTGGCTGGTATTGAAAACGTTTGGGAGAGGTTAGAGCACTCTGAATTTTCTTTTGATTACATAAATGTGCTAATTTGAATGaagtatgatgggtttgtctatatacactgaacaatcaccaAATAAGGAATAcctaccttgtttctacactcactgtccattttataagctccacctgtttctctgcatgcttTCTTATCCCTATTTCACACTGCTTTTCAATGGTCaacaccagaggcgattgctctaagaatgcaagggaagctcagcttcccctaaaatgtcaaaaacaagtgatcaaatatatactgttgtgtgtacatgtcattgaataaatatacactacaacgcactcaacttttgttcagaatcagcttcttatcactggtaaagacgaggctattcacagtgctttaaacagcgtccacagggttcaatagcgaagtgcagcgaaacaagacgagtcattggataaatgctgggctttgtcccgcccatcggacactcggcgtctctgggggtctatggggcagtgggctggcctcggctggcccggacgctcagcttctgaaTGATGAtgggatgatctgtctgaggctgaatccctttttgattgacagtgaaatgagcgagtgtttggagactgacttctatcactctttctgacttctatcgcagtttctgtccagcgggtgctgctgagcccctccaccgtcacaaagcactcacaggcggacacacttcacatgggccaagatcgtttaagcagcctagctctgctggccattgagaggacactagtcaagtccctggaaaaggcgccttgttggtacgacagggtcacagatcattttcttgaaaaggaacggagggtataatttacgtataaataaaccgacacattttatgatgtaggccgaaattgagcttcccctccttgaaagaccagcatccgccactggtcaACACCCCCACAtgatcaccacagagcagttaatatttgggtagtggatcattctcagtgctgcattgacactgacatggtggtggtgtgtcagtgtgtgttgtgctggtttgaGCGGATCAGACACTGCAATGCTACTCGAGTTTTTAGACACAGTGCTCATCATGGTCCCGTTAGACACACCTGTTATCGGTAGATTTAAAGTCAGACAGTAGCTCAGATGCTGCTCTCAGGATGCTTTTGGCTGGAGAATTTTGTTGGGTGAGctactctcagtccagcagtaatGCTTACTGGTATTATTTTTGCATAATTCAACATCGCTGAGATTTCTACAGGGCAGTATGAACCATTATTACATTATGAAAATGTtctgtattatttaatatttccaatatgttaacaatttttttttcatcagagCATCATCACTGAAGATCCAGTTGCAGTTGAAGAACAACATTCTTAAGCGTTTGAATCAAGTCATGTGCATCTGCCACCTCCTGCCTCAGGAGAGAGATCAGAAGAGTGTCAATTCCAAGCCTCCAATCAGCTGTTATGGTGTGGCTAAGTGGAATTATTTACTACAAAAAGAAATGTTAGTTCTCACATGTACATTGGAAAATTCCAGTGATTATGCCCTGGAGCAAGGATGGACACTCTGTATTGAAGTGCAGtcacctctttctctcactcctgAGGGTGCTTCCAGAACTTACTCGTTTGTCTTGAAGAAATTAGAATGTGGTCACAAAATGAAAGTGAGTTTACCTCTGGAATGTGAGGGTGAGGTATTTCTCCCAGTTAAGATTCACTACTTCCTGGTCTACTCCCTGCAGTCTTTACTTAACACAGAAGAATCCAGACAACTCTCATCCAGTGAAATCCCTGTATCTGACATTCTGGGACACAGAAGATCAATCACTCTGGCTCTGAACACTTTAACAGTAGATTGGTTAGACTGCTTAAGGATAGGGCAGCCAGCATCACCTGGTGAAGATGCCAAACAAAACAGCGCTTGGGAAGCCACCCAGCTTTTCCTGAGGTCCAGGCAAATTTATACAGAGGAGCAGCTGATCCCGAAGACTAGTCCTTATGTAGTAAAAATCCAAATATCATTTGAGCTCCTGAGAACCAGGCCTGGTTTCCATGACTCCACAAGTGCAGCACTGTGCGTTTCTGTGCTGAAATGGCTATTGTCTAGAACATCTGAGACAGAGCGCCAAAAGATTGTAGAGAATTCAGTGGTGTGTGCTTATGGGCCAGACAGACAACCAGTCAGGATGCTGACCAAAGAGGTAAGCATGTAGTTGATGTTCTAGATGACATGTTAAAGCTCATGTAGCCCCATTTGTTTTCAATGTATTGCATTTATAAATTTAGCAGATTTAACAAGAGTGACTAATACACACATTATTCAAAGCCTTTTTTTTAACTGCTACTGTTGGTTTTAATCATTTGCATCCAGGTCATACTGAACAACATAAATTCTGAGGGCCCCCTGTCGGTTGTGGAGATTCAGGTGGAAAGTTCCTCTATGGCAGCAGTATGTGGGCTACACCATGCTGTTCTGCGacgtgtgcaggtgccaagacactaaacaaatatatcactttattttttgtaaagtaAGCCACCTGATTTCAATGACCATATGAATCATGAACTTTCATCAGGACCTTCTCAAAGATACAGATGTGAAATGTGTCAATCCTGTGCTGCTGAAAGGACAACACCTATGTAAGGCTGTTCAGCAGGCTGAGGTAAATCCCATATCTCCATAGTCTTCTTCGAATTGCAGTGTAGTAAAGCAGTCAATTTTTTAAATCTTGTGTAGAAAGTAATGTACATTTTTCCTTTAGCAGTCTCTATATAAGGACCTCCAGGACACTCGTGCTTCAGCTACTTTTGATGGAGTGATGAAGACAAGGACCTCTGAGTCACTGTTTAACCTCTACATGAAGCTCAGAGAGAATCCAATGGTCATTCTCTAACTAATCACACAGGGAGGTTCATGGGTTCTCCATTTACTGGGCAAGCCTTTTACTTACAAGGTGGTGAGGCCCACACCTCGTGGAGTGATTCTTTTATGTCACTGCTGGCATGAAAAATAGACATTGGATTTAAGAACACTTTGGTTTTATAGTTCACTGTTCTACTTTATGAATGTTTGTATAAAGGTGCATAATGACTGAATATTTAGTAGAATAAACTGCTTTAAATTATTGCTCATGAGTATATGCTCATGAGTATATTGTTTTATTCTGCTATTCATTGCCCTCacattttatagttttttttaaacatgcacATATTCCATAAatgatatttttgtaaaatcacagtaaataaatgtattttaggTAAGAATTAACAATTTGGTTTTATATACTTGAAAATACCCTATAACAAAAGTTAAACCctaaacttaaaaataaagttaaattcACAGTACATTTTAAACAATACTGTTACACAACATGTCACAGCATTGGTGGCTAGTTCTTTTTGATGCTGTAACAGGTTAAGAATTTAATAAACTGGTTTTACAAATAATACAGTTTAGGAAATAATGTAGATATGAAAAGCTACTAATGAATTTGTTTTACTTCATGTTGCAGGAACCTGAGGTTTGTTCGGTTGTCTACAATTTATCATTAATTTGCTATTCTGGTGCTAGTGTACACTAAAGGCAAAACACATCTCGCtaaaaaaatgtatctttaGTTCTGTTCCAGCATAAACAGTTTCTCTCTAAGGTTGTAATATTGTCCTCGTTCGGCCATAAGCTGTTCATGGGTTCCCTGCTCCACGATCATTCCATCCTCCATGTAAATGATATGGTCAGCTTTTTCTATAGTCTTTAGACGATGAGCCACCACCAGCTGTGTCTGACCCGCTGAATCAGAGAGGGCTTTTTGAACCTGGGAAGAGATGTGAACTGTGCTTAGCCTGTGGCTTTGAACATAACAAAGATCAAGGGCAGTTTGGCGTTTTTAAAGTCgtcttttttaataattttttgaaTCACTATAACTTTTTTTAATTACCTGAAGTGCCTGGTAACCCACAAAATGTAATAAACCAGGTTATTTTAAGATAAAACTAGTCATTCTGATTTTATGCGGTTTCTTATGTAAATAACATGCACTTCATTCATATTGTCCCACTTCCTTGTCGGCGcgtctccaatcacagtgctggacccatgTTGATGTAAGCTCACAAAAATGAGATTAAACACAGCATatcaatgtatgcagagaatTAGGTGTACTGATTATATAATGCAAAAACTAAAATGAAAGGGAGCAaagtgaaaatgactaaaaacctGTGTTTCTGGTCCTTGTGACACACCTTGAGACTCATCCTCAATAGGTGCTGAATCCGATCGTTATAATCAAGACTGTTTAgccatggtaaaaaaaaatgaaaagttctgtgttgtttgatccttgtggtattttgaccaaagtatgTCACAGATTTTTCATGTAACTTCATGTTCCAGGGAACTCTGCTGCCTTGTTTTTGTTAGAACAATGGTAGAGCTGCCCTGAACTGTGTCTGAGTGATTGATCAGGTACTGAGAAGAAAACATCTCTCctaatgttttttattaatattaatttcctCCGCCTGGGACAGCTAGCAAACCTAAGAATTTTTGGTTGTAACAAAATATATCTTGCAACAAAACCCCTCTTTCCACAAGGCAGCAGAGGTCCCTGGGTCTTAATCATCTGTGAcatactttggtcaaaataccacaagaaaCAAACCACTAGACTAGCAGCTAGTTTGTAGATCTACACTTAACATTGGATTGTAAATTGGAATAAGGATGACAGAATTACAATGGCATATTTGGATATTCTGGCACTTAAGTATCATACTTTAAATATTAGCTAACGTCTTCATGACAGTGACTGTACACGTACCGCACTTTGGGTGTTGAGATCCAGTTTGCTAGTGCCTTCATCCAAGATGAGTATTTTTGGATTTCTGATAAAAGCTCTGGCTATAGCAATACACTGCTTTTGTCCTACAGAGAGCTGGCCTCCACCTTGTCCAACATCTGAAGGGAAGTAACAGACATTAGAAATGGTAGAACTcccattaattacatttaataacaataacatttttgAAACTTAGATTTTGTAATACCTGTTTGATATAAAAatggtaaaaaataaatgaacacttCACCGGTTTCATAGTCTTGTTCCAGCTTGGAAATGAAATCATGGGCGCTTGCTTTCTTTGCTgcctccttcactctctctatgGTGCAGTCATGTAGACCATACTCAATGTTGTGTTTTATTGAACCAGAGAACAGGTCAGGATTCTGGGAAACAGTCGCCATCTAAGACAGGCAAGGTCTGAGATTAGATTAATCTCTTACGACTTATGCATTATCCTGAATACTAAATTATACGGAATACGAAATTCAGATATTAAAGTGTATTAATAGAAACTTTAATACATGTAACATGTATTATATGTCACAGTGCTCACCTGGCTGCAAAGGAACTGGGGTTGGTAGCGATAAAGTGGAATACCATCCAATAGCACCTCGCCTTCCTCAGGCTCATAGAACCTCTGCAACAGACTGACACAGGTGCTCTTCCCCCCACCAGAGAGGCCCACTAGTGCTGTCATCGTCCCTGGACGCAGCTCCAGACTCACAGACTGTTAAAACAGTTTAATAATATAATCCTTGATGATCCTTATCATATCATAAaataaactcaaactcaaagCTAATTTATTGTGTCTAAATGTAAGAAAAATACAGCATTTGCATTTGAGGCTTTATATAAAATGCCCAGTAATACTATACTATTGGCAGATATTAGCAAATAAAATGAAACCTATGTTTAGTGATGAGttgattttacttttttaaagtcACTTCATCATCCACAATTTATTCTAAAAGtattgtattaatattaattcatatattttaattattaataggCATACTTGACACTAAGCATAGTGGGaatgctccagagcatcccatatCCCATGTCAGTTGAATTGAAAGCACCTAAAAGTGACTGAATTTCTTCATTATAGGAGGGGAATTATTCACAAATATTTAGATATAGGCTGTATGTACAGAAAAATATCAGTCAACAATTCCCATATCAGTGCATTCTTATTTTCaggcatatatatttatttatcaacaaaaaattaaataggTCAAAATACCTTACCTTGAGTGCTTTCACATCACGAGAGGTATAAGTGAAGCTAACATTTTCAAAAGTGAGTCTTCCCTCCAGATTATCAGGTACATAGTTGCCAGGCTCTCTCACTTTGGGCTCTCTGTCAAGCAGCTTAAACACCTTCTCTGCTGACCACACTGTGTTCAGGATGTCTCCATAGACATACACAAAATGCTGAGAACACCAAATCAACATGTTGTATCATGCCAATATTAGACACTgattacaaaaaaaacacactctaGGGATCTGGAcagaaaaataagtaaataggaaatatattaatgtttaaaagtaAGTAAAAGCCTTTAGACTCACCCTCATGTTTGTCACCATGTCTTTCTGGAAGAGCACAAAAGCCAAAAGACTTCCACTGCTCAACTGTCCTGATGAGATAAGATTGCGTCCAAGAAGCAGCATTGCCACCTTCAAACTTATCGATACAGActacacaacaacaaacaaggGACATTATAGAAGCAATCAACTGTTTTTAACcaatcaagaaaaataaatacatatcaaatgATGTGAAAACATCTTAAATCTAGTCAATTCTTCTTTGCCTTTTGGCTGCTATTTCTAGAGGGTGTGAAATCCACACCTTCAACTTGGCAAAGATTTTAAACCTGTAATGGAAATTTatgtctgtatattcatttctaaactTCAAAAGAACTCAACAAACTAAGTGCATGTTcgaggtcagtgctttatcagaacaaaacattctgtccctcatcttgtatatcaaactgggatgtctctaaggaaactaagcttgcagagcTAAACCACCTATAtcaactctctgtgaaaacaccaccttctccacattcacatagtactctgtgctattgtatgatgaccaccttaaggttaaataaactactttctgattgcaaatgctctgttagatttcaattcttaatacttgtatttattttctccaccacaaAACCAAATGGCCTTCCTGACACAACCTTCTCATTCATCTAGGCTTTGTGTCAGCATGCTGTCTAAGATGCTCACACATGTAGGTAAATTTGCATAGCCAATCAGCCTACCAAGGgacatttttggactgtgggagggaaatAGAGCACATAGTGTGACCAGCGTATATCTCATATATCTCATAATCTCATAAAGAGAATTTTAGATATACTGACCAAAGTAGAGATTATTTCACTTGCTGTGATACATGTTTCTGCTGTGTGCTAAAACAAATGTTTGTGTGGGATGCCTCACCCTGCGCAGAAGAAGGTGGACAGCACTGTAAATGCCTTTGCGTTTCCGGACATGGAGGTTCCTGTTCAGGGCCTCTTCGTATCTCTTCAGCTCCTGGGCCTCGCCTCTGAAGCTCCGCACAGTCCTCATAGCATCAACTGCAGAAGATGCCAACTGTTCAATCTCCGCCTTGCAGTTCTGCAGATCTCTAGATGTTTTCTGTGCATTGTAATATTGAGAATGAGCATGTAATACAAAATATGCAGCTGATACAAAACCAACATAGTTCATCAGCAGAACAGctgatttaatttaatgaacTATTGGTTAGTAAATTTAATTACAGGTCTTTGTCAGGTATAGCTTTTGTaatgtatcattcattcattcattctttcatttattgtagtgtttttgaaaattaaaGGCTTACATAATTCCAT from Hoplias malabaricus isolate fHopMal1 chromosome 3, fHopMal1.hap1, whole genome shotgun sequence carries:
- the faap100 gene encoding Fanconi anemia core complex-associated protein 100; translated protein: MDAVRCSVNCWADFGDLSSGKVLHIDETEVLLTTGSNDLLVFNSQERRVKTILQCESPVTSLALSDDKNRLFALCQNKGTYFTSLFSQQSSTPSLSTQKCDDVLPIISRVPIIIEDGNVQSLILVEDILVTVSLQETFWRFNLYEVPNSSLENTTCHSLTSFPVPAAAETISPNTVGSRTGSTPVLVCVYPSKDSSSKGHTCKQHSLLEPLLFRLLFGVDASLIHSPVILCGLPDGRVLFFPLLLSARGEKKPHIRMLYSLEQPVTFIGTSITGEQGPQCLVVIGHMGRILLVTANQASSNGKEAECSFIEQTVRGPVVCACVDSEHLYYSTSTNLLVLPLTKSASSSPSSSTSSSSFFPAAEGEIKPKRPDLLSESAACLNVCRVIALAKPSVTPTGCVQLLALSLSGRLLQVTVPQESDKNCVSRLTSSQVGQTMKDLLAGIENVWERASSLKIQLQLKNNILKRLNQVMCICHLLPQERDQKSVNSKPPISCYGVAKWNYLLQKEMLVLTCTLENSSDYALEQGWTLCIEVQSPLSLTPEGASRTYSFVLKKLECGHKMKVSLPLECEGEVFLPVKIHYFLVYSLQSLLNTEESRQLSSSEIPVSDILGHRRSITLALNTLTVDWLDCLRIGQPASPGEDAKQNSAWEATQLFLRSRQIYTEEQLIPKTSPYVVKIQISFELLRTRPGFHDSTSAALCVSVLKWLLSRTSETERQKIVENSVVCAYGPDRQPVRMLTKEVILNNINSEGPLSVVEIQVESSSMAAVCGLHHAVLRRVQDLLKDTDVKCVNPVLLKGQHLCKAVQQAESLYKDLQDTRASATFDGVMKTRTSESLFNLYMKLRENPMVIL
- the tap2t gene encoding antigen peptide transporter 2 codes for the protein MVHPMDRAALRAHGLILCCDLILWLSLLTGLWWCEGTVVLSLFRLWVFRIFSWILLNGVRSLLVDQKHLKHLLRHWVTLLCFSPPVFDTVRTLVPGGVCVFSLVPEPSMVLLNAATTTLVYMVWEMAFPSDESKRDASKVKKDQEAKALLMRVIKYSKEDYPHLGAAFLFLILAALFESYIPYYVGKIIDGLAGDYQHGNFMWAIALMSLYSLGSSIFTGLRGGMFMCCLSRLNRRIRHMLFKNLMKQEISFFEENKPGNLTSRLVSDTDKMGRSIAMNVNVLLRSFVKTCSMLVSMLSLSWQLTILTCVEMPLLALLQNQYNTYYQKTSRDLQNCKAEIEQLASSAVDAMRTVRSFRGEAQELKRYEEALNRNLHVRKRKGIYSAVHLLLRRSVSISLKVAMLLLGRNLISSGQLSSGSLLAFVLFQKDMVTNMRHFVYVYGDILNTVWSAEKVFKLLDREPKVREPGNYVPDNLEGRLTFENVSFTYTSRDVKALKSVSLELRPGTMTALVGLSGGGKSTCVSLLQRFYEPEEGEVLLDGIPLYRYQPQFLCSQMATVSQNPDLFSGSIKHNIEYGLHDCTIERVKEAAKKASAHDFISKLEQDYETDVGQGGGQLSVGQKQCIAIARAFIRNPKILILDEGTSKLDLNTQSAVQKALSDSAGQTQLVVAHRLKTIEKADHIIYMEDGMIVEQGTHEQLMAERGQYYNLREKLFMLEQN